One genomic segment of Aureimonas sp. AU20 includes these proteins:
- a CDS encoding YiaA/YiaB family inner membrane protein produces MNELQTPKHTSAWKTFSIASFLIAAGMMAAGIWSLEASFAAKGFYAMASIMLVHTSITVTKTLRDIEESSRFINRLEDARTEKLLMDVDRGARV; encoded by the coding sequence ATGAACGAGCTTCAGACCCCCAAGCACACCTCCGCCTGGAAGACCTTCAGCATCGCCAGCTTCCTTATCGCAGCCGGCATGATGGCGGCGGGCATCTGGTCGCTGGAGGCGAGCTTCGCCGCCAAGGGCTTCTACGCCATGGCCTCGATCATGCTCGTCCACACCTCGATCACGGTCACCAAGACGCTGCGCGACATCGAGGAATCCTCGCGCTTCATCAACCGGCTGGAAGACGCCCGAACCGAGAAGCTGCTGATGGACGTCGATCGCGGCGCCCGGGTCTGA
- a CDS encoding PspA/IM30 family protein, giving the protein MWKQFSALTRGRAFERAEAITDRHALTILRQQIRDCAGSLQVARRDIAVATIRNREEEQRLAELGARIADLETRTIAALDQDKGDLAREAASAIAGLEEERDRSQGALARLQGEVDKLQRFAVQAEQRLRQLRLELRLLEAGESVQRLRSTAPGDLRATLSEAEHTLDRLRGRQREGEAAEDLLDTMGQANDPATILAKLAEAGCGEPPAGGADAVLRRLAERRAARAS; this is encoded by the coding sequence ATGTGGAAACAGTTTTCGGCGCTGACCCGGGGTCGCGCCTTCGAGCGGGCGGAGGCGATCACCGATCGTCACGCGCTGACGATCCTCCGGCAGCAGATCCGCGACTGCGCCGGATCGCTTCAGGTGGCGCGACGCGACATCGCCGTGGCGACGATCCGCAACCGGGAGGAAGAGCAGCGTCTGGCCGAACTCGGCGCCCGCATCGCGGATCTGGAAACCCGCACGATCGCGGCGCTCGACCAGGACAAGGGCGATCTCGCCCGCGAGGCGGCCAGCGCCATCGCCGGCCTGGAGGAGGAGCGGGACCGCTCGCAAGGCGCGCTGGCCCGCCTGCAGGGCGAGGTCGACAAGCTGCAGCGCTTCGCCGTGCAGGCCGAGCAGCGTCTGCGCCAGCTTCGCCTCGAACTGCGCCTTCTGGAAGCGGGCGAAAGCGTGCAGCGCCTTCGCTCCACCGCCCCGGGCGACCTCAGAGCCACGCTCAGCGAAGCCGAGCACACGCTGGACCGGCTGCGCGGCCGTCAGCGCGAAGGCGAGGCGGCCGAGGACCTTCTCGACACGATGGGCCAGGCGAACGACCCCGCCACGATCCTCGCCAAGCTGGCCGAAGCCGGCTGCGGCGAGCCACCGGCGGGCGGAGCGGATGCCGTGCTGCGCCGCCTCGCTGAGCGCCGCGCCGCCCGCGCGTCCTGA
- a CDS encoding TetR/AcrR family transcriptional regulator, whose protein sequence is MATRDDKRQDLRTRIIEAAEARIAADGVQTLRARDVMSDVGAALGGLYNAFEDLDDLVLRVNSQTLARLKVVLQAAIAGNGDPRAALKVLALAYLGFAQDNPRLWSALFEHRYAPGKSIPDWHLAEQTELLAYISAALRPLQPSLTDAALTLRARTFFGAIHGIVASSLAGRFVGVSGGDLAREIAEFLDLLVSGMAEKEEERG, encoded by the coding sequence ATGGCGACGAGAGACGACAAGCGGCAGGATCTGCGCACTCGCATCATCGAGGCCGCCGAAGCGCGCATCGCGGCGGACGGCGTGCAGACGCTGCGGGCGCGCGATGTGATGAGCGATGTCGGCGCGGCGCTGGGCGGGCTCTACAACGCCTTCGAGGATCTGGACGACCTCGTCCTGCGCGTCAATTCGCAGACCCTGGCGCGGTTGAAGGTGGTGTTGCAGGCGGCGATCGCCGGCAACGGCGATCCGCGCGCGGCGCTGAAGGTGCTGGCGCTCGCCTATCTCGGCTTCGCGCAGGACAATCCCCGGCTCTGGTCGGCGCTGTTCGAGCATCGCTATGCGCCGGGCAAGTCGATCCCCGACTGGCACCTCGCGGAGCAGACCGAACTGCTCGCCTATATCTCGGCCGCGCTCCGGCCGCTCCAGCCGAGCCTGACGGACGCTGCCCTCACCTTGAGGGCGCGAACCTTCTTCGGCGCCATCCACGGCATCGTCGCCTCTTCGCTGGCCGGGCGCTTCGTCGGCGTGTCCGGCGGCGACCTCGCGCGGGAGATCGCGGAGTTCCTCGACCTTCTCGTGTCGGGCATGGCGGAAAAGGAGGAGGAGCGAGGCTGA